A window of Prolixibacter sp. SD074 contains these coding sequences:
- the rsxA gene encoding electron transport complex subunit RsxA: MQYIIIIISAIFVNNIVLAQFLGICPFLGVSKKTSTAIGMAGAVAFVMTLATIVTYLIQYNILNPLHVEYLQTISFILVIAALVQLVEIILKKVSPALYQALGVFLPLITTNCAILGVAILTVQKDFNLIEGVVYAISTAIGFGLALVIFAGLREHLDLMNVPKGLKGTPIALITAGILAMAFMGFSGIV, from the coding sequence ATGCAATACATTATCATTATCATATCGGCCATTTTTGTCAATAACATCGTACTGGCACAGTTCCTCGGAATCTGCCCGTTCCTCGGTGTTTCGAAAAAGACGTCAACCGCCATCGGTATGGCCGGGGCCGTTGCCTTTGTGATGACACTGGCAACCATCGTGACCTATTTGATTCAATATAATATTCTGAATCCGTTGCACGTAGAATACCTGCAAACCATTTCGTTCATCCTGGTGATTGCCGCACTGGTCCAGCTGGTCGAAATCATCCTGAAAAAGGTCAGTCCGGCACTTTACCAGGCGCTGGGCGTTTTCCTCCCGTTGATTACCACCAACTGTGCCATTCTGGGTGTAGCCATTCTGACCGTTCAGAAAGACTTTAACCTGATAGAAGGTGTGGTTTATGCCATCTCTACCGCTATCGGTTTTGGACTGGCGCTGGTGATTTTCGCCGGATTGCGCGAGCACCTCGACCTGATGAATGTACCGAAAGGTTTGAAAGGAACGCCTATTGCGCTGATTACCGCCGGTATCCTGGCGATGGCCTTCATGGGATTCTCCGGAATCGTTTAA
- a CDS encoding RnfABCDGE type electron transport complex subunit E: MKNFTKGLLKENPVFVLLLGMCPTLGVTSSAINGMGMGLATTFVLVMANFVVSLVKSGIPDKVRIPSFIVIIATFVTIVQLTMQAYLPSLYESLGLFIPLIVVNCIVLGRAEAFASKNTVWSSIIDGLGMGLGFTFALTLLGTVREFLGSGKIFGLTIYPEHYGSLIFILAPGAFIALGYLIAIINKLKKA; this comes from the coding sequence ATGAAAAACTTTACTAAAGGTTTACTGAAAGAGAACCCGGTATTTGTACTCCTGCTGGGAATGTGCCCCACACTGGGGGTCACCTCATCTGCTATCAACGGGATGGGCATGGGACTGGCCACCACCTTTGTGCTGGTGATGGCCAACTTTGTGGTATCACTGGTAAAAAGCGGCATCCCGGATAAAGTTCGTATCCCGAGTTTCATCGTTATCATCGCTACCTTCGTGACCATTGTCCAGCTGACCATGCAGGCTTACCTGCCGTCGTTGTATGAAAGCCTCGGGTTGTTCATCCCGCTCATCGTGGTCAACTGTATCGTATTGGGACGTGCCGAAGCTTTTGCATCGAAAAACACAGTTTGGTCTTCCATCATCGACGGATTGGGCATGGGGCTCGGTTTCACCTTTGCCCTGACGTTGTTAGGGACCGTTCGTGAGTTCCTCGGCAGCGGCAAAATTTTCGGATTGACCATCTATCCGGAACATTACGGTAGCCTGATTTTCATCCTGGCCCCCGGAGCCTTCATCGCGCTGGGTTACCTGATTGCCATCATCAATAAACTCAAAAAAGCCTGA
- a CDS encoding RnfABCDGE type electron transport complex subunit G: MMAKRESNFINMLVTLFAVTFIASASLGLVNELTRDAIKNANARAQEKAIASVLPNFDKLGKSVMVLPKDGPDSLELFPAYDAQGNEVGTAVKTYTNKGFSGHFTVMVGFKPDGTISGYEVLQHQETPGLGSKMGQWFRNKDKPKQDIIGKNPGKVNFHVSKDGGDIDAITAATISSRAFLDAVRRAYNTWKNESDGTSGPTTTKNKAQTKGGNS; encoded by the coding sequence ATGATGGCTAAAAGAGAATCGAACTTCATCAATATGCTGGTAACGCTGTTTGCTGTTACCTTCATCGCGTCCGCCTCGCTTGGCCTGGTGAACGAACTGACCCGTGATGCCATCAAGAATGCCAATGCCAGGGCACAGGAAAAAGCGATTGCCTCTGTACTTCCCAACTTCGACAAGCTGGGCAAAAGTGTGATGGTACTTCCGAAAGACGGGCCCGACAGCCTGGAATTATTCCCGGCGTACGATGCACAAGGCAACGAAGTTGGAACCGCCGTTAAAACGTATACCAACAAAGGTTTCTCTGGTCACTTTACCGTCATGGTCGGCTTTAAACCCGACGGCACCATTTCCGGATACGAAGTACTGCAACACCAGGAAACACCGGGCTTGGGTTCCAAAATGGGCCAATGGTTCCGGAACAAGGATAAACCGAAACAGGATATCATCGGGAAAAATCCCGGCAAGGTTAATTTCCACGTGTCGAAAGACGGTGGAGATATCGATGCCATTACAGCGGCCACCATTTCATCACGTGCATTTCTGGATGCTGTACGCAGGGCCTACAATACCTGGAAAAATGAATCGGATGGGACGAGCGGTCCGACGACAACCAAAAACAAAGCTCAAACGAAAGGAGGTAACTCATGA
- a CDS encoding RnfABCDGE type electron transport complex subunit D, with the protein MNKLLTVSPSPHIKGDESIRKIMYGVVLAMLPAFAMSVMFFGWDSVKVTLTAVAASVFFEYVIQKYIMKVRPTVDDGSAIVTGILLAFNVPVGLPVWLIVLGALVAIGVGKMSFGGLGQNPFNPALVGRVFLLISFPVQMTTWTANKVVADGFSGATPLGLLKEGLKNGETIPQITSQLPSHFDLFWGNMSGSLGEISAVALLLGGVYMLWKKIISWHTPVAVLGTIFIFEGILWLANPERFMDPMFHLFTGGAMLGAIFMATDMVSSPMTHMGKLIFGIGIGIITVLIRNFGAYPEGISFAILIMNAFTPLINAYVKPTRFGRVA; encoded by the coding sequence ATGAATAAACTGCTAACCGTATCACCTTCCCCGCACATAAAGGGTGATGAGTCCATACGGAAAATCATGTACGGAGTGGTACTGGCCATGTTACCGGCCTTTGCCATGTCGGTTATGTTTTTCGGCTGGGACAGCGTAAAGGTGACACTCACTGCCGTAGCGGCGAGTGTATTCTTCGAATATGTAATTCAAAAGTATATCATGAAGGTCAGGCCCACGGTCGACGATGGTTCCGCTATCGTTACCGGGATTTTGCTGGCCTTTAACGTACCGGTGGGATTGCCGGTATGGCTCATTGTTCTGGGAGCATTGGTTGCCATTGGCGTTGGAAAAATGTCATTCGGTGGACTGGGACAAAACCCGTTCAACCCCGCATTGGTAGGGCGCGTGTTCCTGCTCATCTCCTTCCCGGTCCAGATGACCACCTGGACAGCCAACAAGGTTGTCGCTGACGGTTTCTCAGGTGCAACTCCTCTCGGGCTTCTGAAAGAAGGACTGAAAAATGGTGAGACCATTCCCCAAATCACTTCCCAACTTCCCAGTCATTTCGATCTGTTCTGGGGAAATATGAGCGGTTCGTTGGGTGAAATTTCCGCGGTAGCATTGCTGTTGGGTGGTGTTTACATGCTGTGGAAGAAAATCATCAGCTGGCATACCCCCGTTGCCGTTTTGGGAACCATCTTCATTTTCGAAGGCATTCTGTGGTTAGCCAATCCGGAACGTTTCATGGACCCGATGTTTCACCTGTTTACCGGTGGTGCCATGCTGGGAGCTATTTTCATGGCAACTGATATGGTCAGCTCGCCAATGACGCATATGGGAAAACTGATTTTCGGCATCGGTATCGGAATCATCACGGTACTTATCCGAAACTTCGGGGCGTACCCCGAGGGTATTTCGTTCGCGATTCTTATCATGAACGCCTTCACCCCGTTGATTAACGCCTATGTCAAACCGACTAGATTTGGGAGGGTTGCATGA